A part of Primulina eburnea isolate SZY01 unplaced genomic scaffold, ASM2296580v1 ctg165, whole genome shotgun sequence genomic DNA contains:
- the LOC140820813 gene encoding uncharacterized protein — protein sequence MCDASDTAVGAVLGQRQNKALHQLEEFRNLAYDLALSYKEKTKRAHDRRIIERKFKEGKNVLLYNSRLRLFLGKLKSRWPGPFVISKVYPSGAVELKDGKERTFTVNAQRLKHYMGGTVEP from the exons atgtgtGATGCTAGTGATACTGCGGTGGGGGCTGTGCTTGGCCAGCggcaaaacaag gcactacaccagtTGGAGGAATTCCGGAATCTGGCATATGATCTCGCACTGTCTTACAAGGAAAAGACAAAGAGGGCTCATGATAGGCGGATCATCgaaagaaaattcaaagaaGGCAAAAATGTgctactctacaactcccggttgcgatTGTTTCTCGGAaaattgaagtcgcgatggcctggtccattcgtgatttctAAAGTTTAcccatcgggagctgtagaattgaaagatggAAAGGAGaggacatttacggtcaatgcccagcgactGAAGCACTATATGGGTGGCACAGTCGAGCCataa